A DNA window from Aspergillus nidulans FGSC A4 chromosome I contains the following coding sequences:
- a CDS encoding uncharacterized protein (transcript_id=CADANIAT00007766), producing MPSLRAIVFNLTLLASAASAERLRAVWSSGSFSTIGDNSGKYDGFAIVRENGEAIYNTETPNGKTPCANTGGGRIYQIEGDCWNSGRQFHCESDFGGHPETCDVRDADGNTLGEATAQTDTTWIGISIGMDATCVVEFDSDDASHCPVDDGNGPLHVVKDNHGDSL from the coding sequence ATGCCGTCGCTCCGAGCCATCGTTTTTAACCTCACCCTTTTGGccagcgccgccagcgccgaGCGCCTCAGGGCCGTTTGGTCGTCCGGCTCCTTCTCCACCATTGGTGACAACAGTGGAAAATACGACGGCTTTGCCATTGTTCGCGAGAATGGTGAAGCAATCTACAATACCGAGACACCTAACGGCAAGACACCCTGCGCGAATACAGGTGGTGGCCGCATCTATCAAATTGAGGGCGACTGCTGGAACTCCGGCCGACAGTTCCACTGCGAAAGTGACTTTGGTGGGCACCCTGAAACCTGCGATGTTCGTGATGCGGACGGAAACACCCTGGGTGAAGCTACGGCACAGACGGATACTACGTGGATCGGAATCTCGATTGGCATGGATGCAACTTGTGTGGTGGAGTTTGACAGCGACGATGCCAGTCACTGTCCTGTTGATGATGGGAATGGGCCATTGCACGTTGTCAAGGATAACCACGGCGATAGTCTCTAA
- a CDS encoding uncharacterized protein (transcript_id=CADANIAT00007767) codes for MAPLTPEDYKIAWICALPLEAAAARAMLDKIHHPPQPITDQNAYEFGELNGHYIVIAHLPDGVYGTISATAIVSRMRLTFTRLQFGLMVEIGGGVPSKNNDICLGMWCNSRLRVMIQIFYSVPRTAMPTWRLIARRVTESSDKGCKKARFIGPSARDTLLRDGDGRHYGRTSDSCERGICDYCDSHKQKQWQGYASLTAAAFAKLLLSMVPVYPAAVNFVKGTRERHWMVPLARNPRFVSRQEEIMELGKMIAMQDGPRRIALTGLGGVGKTQAALELAYRIRDKDKELSVFWLPCTSHAMVEQSFLKMRQMVGLSNVKPAEIKEQIKSYFSSEHGGKWLLIFDNADDTEMWLGPNDTAPGFEQFLPQSENGHILFTTRNRELAVDLTFSNNISIPDEDQETAQSIPESLLLRKHLVEDHGMMVALLEKLAYLPLAIAQASACINKKCISLPAYFKILQEEEQVAVELLSEDFRDPGRYKDIESSVITTWWISFKQIQHQAPLAADYLSFMACISPRNIPQSLLPS; via the exons ATGGCGCCCCTCACGCCTGAAGACTACAAGATCGCATGGATCTGTGCCTTGCCGTTAGAGGCGGCAGCCGCCCGCGCGATGCTTGACAAAATTCACCACCCACCTCAACCGATCACTGATCAGAATGCCTACGAATTTGGAGAACTGAATGGCCATTATATTGTGATTGCTCACTTACCGGATGGCGTCTATGGAACTATCTCTGCCACGGCGATCGTATCTCGCATGCGCTTAACCTTCACTCGGCTTCAATTCGGATTAATGGTGGAGATTGGAGGCGGAGTCCCGAGCAAGAATAATGATATTTGTTTAGGGATGTGGTG CAATTCTCGCCTCCGAGTTATGATTCAGATCTTCTATTCTGTTCCTCGTACTGCCATGCCGACGTGGAGGCTGATTGCGAGGCGTGTGACAGAGAGCA GTGATAAGGGATGCAAAAAAGCGCGATTTATTGGCCCGTCAGCACGGGATACTCTGCttcgagatggagacggCAGGCATTATGGACGAACTTCCGACTCTTGTGAACGAGGTATATGCGATTATTGCGACTCCCATAAGCAGAAACAGTGGCAAGGATATGCATCCTTGACTGCAGCCGCCTTTGCAAAGCTGTTGCTATCAATGGTTCCTGTTTACCCTGCAGCTGTCAACTTCGTTAAGGGCACCAGAGAGCGGCACTGGATGGTCCCGTTAGCAAGGAATCCAAGATTTGTTAGTCGCCAGGAAGAAATAATGGAGCTGGGAAAAATGATTGCAATGCAGGACGGGCCGAGGAGGATTGCATTAACTGGCTTAGGAGGTGTTGGGAAGACCCAGGCGGCCCTAGAGCTCGCATACCGCATACGGGATAAGGATAAAGAGCTTTCGGTCTTCTGGCTCCCATGCACTAGTCATGCAATGGTTGAGCAGTCATTTCTAAAGATGAGACAAATGGTTGGGCTCAGTAACGTGAAGCCAGCAGAAATCAAAGAACAGATAAAGTCATATTTCAGCTCTGAGCACGGAGGCAAATGGCTTTTGATCTTCGacaatgcagatgatacAGAGATGTGGCTAGGGCCCAATGACACAGCTCCAGGTTTTGAGCAATTCCTTCCTCAGAGTGAAAATGGCCACATTCTATTCACTACCCGCAATAGGGAACTTGCGGTAGATCTCACCTTCTCTAATAATATTTCCATTCCAGACGAGGATCAGGAAACTGCGCAGAGTATCCCAGAGAGCCTACTGTTGCGGAAACATTTAGTTGAGGACCATGGCATGATGGTGGCTCTCTTGGAAAAGCTTGCATATCTTCCATTAGCGATCGCGCAGGCATCAGCGTGCATCAATAAAAAGTGCATAAGTCTGCCTGCATATTTTAAGATCTTacaagaggaagaacaagtTGCTGTGGAGCTCCTCAGCGAGGACTTTAGGGACCCAGGACGCTATAAGGATATCGAGAGTTCCGTGATCACCACCTGGTGGATATCCTTCAAACAGATCCAACACCAAGCACCATTAGCAGCAGACTATCTATCCTTCATGGCCTGCATTAGCCCACGGAATATTCCGCAGTCTCTTCTTCCGTCGTAA
- a CDS encoding uncharacterized protein (transcript_id=CADANIAT00007768), whose translation MANLASTYWDQGRWAEAENLDVQAIGIRKRVLGTEHPDTLTSLDNLASTYCNKGHWAEAKKLHIQVLEIRKRMLGAEQSDTLTRMNNLALTYCKQGSLTEAEKLHVQITEILKTMLGAEHPDTLTSLDNLALTYRNKGCLTEAGKLHMQVMVIRKRVLGAEHPDTLTSMANLAYVWESQGRLLEALTLLEESCLLRHKVLGSAHPITKDAVDALDRWKGKHDLFLNERLPPPPPQIEQSEHLQVVMQHTAAPILAHPHRVGHIRLPHTQGQLALGFLSGGHPLIIASRAPSPTSRNRVTQEEVE comes from the coding sequence atggccaatctAGCATCAACCTACTGGGACCAGGGACgctgggctgaagctgagaatCTGGATGTACAAGCAATAGGGATAAGGAAAAGAGTGCTGGGAACTGAGCATCCTGATACTTTGACTAGCTTGGACaacctggcatcaacctaTTGCAATAAGGGACACTGGGCTGAAGCTAAGAAGCTGCACATACAAGTTTTGGAGATACGAAAGAGAATGCTAGGAGCTGAGCAATCTGATACTCTGACCAGAATGAACAATCTGGCATTAACCTATTGCAAGCAGGGAAGCTtgactgaagctgagaaactGCACGTACAGATTACAGAGATATTGAAGACAATGCTAGGAGCTGAGCATCCTGATACTCTGACCAGCTTAGACAACCTGGCATTAACCTATCGCAATAAAGGATGCTTGACCGAAGCTGGGAAGCTGCACATGCAAGTTATGGTGATAAGAAAGAGAGTACTAGGAGCTGAGCATCCTGATACTTTGAccagcatggccaatctGGCCTATGTATGGGAATCTCAGGGAAGACTTTTGGAAGCCTTAACTTTGCTCGAGGAATCTTGTCTGCTGAGGCACAAAGTATTAGGTTCAGCTCACCCCATCACAAAAGACGCTGTTGATGCTCTAGATCGCTGGAAGGGCAAGCATGATTTGTTCCTAAATGAGCGGCTTCCACCTCCGCCACCTCAAATTGAGCAATCAGAGCATCTACAAGTTGTAATGCAGCACACTGCAGCTCCAATACTGGCACACCCACACCGTGTAGGGCACATTCGTTTGCCTCATACCCAGGGCCAATTAGCGCTGGGATTCCTCTCCGGTGGTCATCCCCTTATCATTGCTTCCAGAGCACCCTCGCCCACGTCACGAAACCGAGTTACGCAGGAAGAAGTTGAGTAA
- a CDS encoding uncharacterized protein (transcript_id=CADANIAT00007769): MVSIVGSRKLQVDFSWKKFEGLITDANDPSNHPLYIVHWNAIKSPHITFKRPSDDHIVGTGTLHLVRINADFEVHGRSRTLVAQKRFKTLYTHETHAYADPGDREAGYLDLDKRFRVHIMGLRLRGRAPAACCQVLGEDLGDQEDWQYNQKFLRGFANKTYLGFDYPHQQAAEASYGSLKLGFEV; the protein is encoded by the exons ATGGTTTCCATCGTCGGATCCCGAAAACTGCAGGTCGACTTCTCATGGAAGAAGTTTGAAGGCCTCATCACCGACGCAAACGACCCCAGCAATCATCCCCTCTACATCGTGCACTGGAACGCTATTAAGTCACCCCACATAACATTCAAGCGCCCCAGCGATGACCATATAGTCGGTACGGGAACGCTGCACCTCGTCCGTATAAATGCCGACTTTGAAGTACACGGGCGAAGCAGGACGCTCGTCGCGCAGAAGCGTTTTAAGACCCTCTATACACATGAAACACACGCCTACGCCGATCCGGGAGACCGCGAAGCCGGTTATCTTGACCTGGACAAGCGTTTCCGGGTTCACATCATGGGACTTCGTCTGCGTGGACGAGCGCCAGCGGCCTGTTGCCAAGTACTCGGCGAAGATCTGGGggatcaagaagattgg CAATATAACCAGAAATTTCTTCGCGGTTTCGCGAACAAGACATACCTTGGATTTGATTACCCTCACCAGCAGGCCGCGGAAGCCTCTTACGGTTCGCTCAAACTAGGGTTTGAGGTCTGA
- a CDS encoding protein pelD (transcript_id=CADANIAT00007770), translating to MRVSAFALLAAAATAAATSVQGAAEGFAKGVTGGGSATPVYPTTTDELVSYLGDDEARVIVLTKTFDFRGTEGTTTAKGCSPWGTASGCQLAINKDGWCDNYQPDAPQTTITYDTAGMLGITVKSNKSLIGQGTAGVIKGKGIRIVNGAKNVIVQNIAITDINPQYVWGGDAITLNDVDMVWIDHVTTARIARQHIVLGTNACNRVTISNNYFNGVSDYSATCDGYHYWGLYLDGSNDMVTLQGNYIHHFSGRSPKVGGNTLLHAVNNYWYDSTGHAFEIAAGSSVLAEGNVFQNINAPVESSSLAGNLFTSPDSNTNKVCSSYLGHTCQLNAFGSSGSFNQADEGFLVNFKGKNVASADAYSAAQSVPNNAGQGKL from the exons ATGAGGGTTTCCGCGTTTGCTTTGCtggccgcagcagccactgccgCCGCTACTAGCGTCCAGGGTGCCGCTGAAGGTTTCGCCAAGGGCGTGACTGGTGGTGGAAGTGCGACTCCTGTCTACCCCACAACCACAGATGAGCTTGTCTCTTACCTGGGCGACGACGAGGCCCGTGTTATTGTCTTGACCAAGAC CTTTGATTTCCGCGGCACCGAgggcaccaccaccgccaagGGATGTTCTCCTTGGGGCACAGCCTCTGGCTGCCAGCTCGCCATCAACAAGGACGGCTGGTGTGACAACTACCAGCCTGACGCTCCTCAGACTACAATCACCTA CGATACCGCCGGTATGCTGGGCATTACCGTCAAGTCCAACAAGAGTTTGATCGGTCAAGGCACTGCCGGTGtcatcaagggcaagggtatCCGCATCGTCAACGGCGCTAAGAACGTCATCGTCCA GAACATCGCCATTACCGACATCAATCCCCAGTACGTCTGGGGCGGCGATGCTATCACTCTGAACGACGTCGACATGGTCTGGATTGACCACGTCACAACCGCCCGCATCGCGCGCCAGCACATCGTGCTCGGCACGAACGCCTGCAACCGCGTGACTATCTCCAACAACTACTTCAATGGCGTGTCCGACTACTCCGCGACCTGCGACGGATATCACTATTGGGGCCTGTACCTGGACGGCAGCAACGACATGGTCACGCTGCAGGGTAACTACATCCACCACTTCAGTGGACGCAGCCCGAAGGTTGGCGGTAACACGCTGCTCCACGCCGTCAACAACTACTGGTACGACTCGACTGGCCACGCCTTCGAGATTGCTGCTGGCTCCTCTGTCCTCGCTGAGGGCAATGTCTTCCAGAACATCAACGCCCCTGTTGAGAGCAGCAGCTTGGCTGGTAACCTGTTCACCTCGCCCGATTCTAACACGAACAAGGTCTGCTCGTCCTACCTCGGACACACCTGTCAGCTCAATGCCTTTGGCAGCTCAGGCTCCTTCAACCAGGCAGATGAGGGATTCCTTGTTAacttcaagggcaagaacgTGGCTTCTGCGGATGCTTATAGTGCTGCGCAGAGCGTGCCCAACAATGCCGGTCAGGGCAAGCTCTAA